From the Candidatus Omnitrophota bacterium genome, the window CTGTTCGTACTCGACGAACCACCCGCCGTCATAGCCCGAGAACTTCCCGGCGTTCTTCCAATACTGCCGGTATGACTCCTTGAACAGTTCCATCGGTACCGGGATCCCCATGTTCTCTCCCGGGAATAATGCCGGCCTATGCGCCCAGGCCATCTGGGTATCGCCCAGTATGCGGTGTTCCATGTCCATTAAGCGCATCTCTTTAGGCCAGTAGTCGGCGAACCCGGGCATGAACGACAGCCCGTTCTTCTTCATGGATTTTTCGATGCTCGCGATCGTGGCGGAATGAAGGCTTTCGTATTCTGCCTTTATCCATTTGGCGTCATCTGCTTTGCCGAGTATCTGCGCCGACTCGGAAGCCGCCTTAAGGCCGATCATCGCCCACCAGTCATCGACGTAAAGGTAGGCCGGTATCTTGAAATTATCCTGGCTTACCCCTTTTGGAAGGAGCCCGTAAGCCGGGTCTTCCTTCGGGAGCGACATCTGCGGAGCGCGAAGCTTCCTTATGAGCTCGCATGCCGACTTCATCCTCGGATATACGGCCTCCAGGTATTTCACGTCCTTTGTCAGGCGGTAATGCTCATAAAGCCCGAAGATGCTGCCGCCGAGCTCGTCTACGTATCCGCCGCCTTCCTTGTAATTGAAATATTCGGTCGAGGCGAGCGCCTCTTCGGCGAGCCCTGCCTTGTCGAGCGCGTTGTCCATATCGACCGCGTCGTGCAGGAAGAGTGAGGTGTATTCATACGGCCCGGGGAAGAGCTTGTGTTCTTCGTCCATTATCAGGATGTAATAGAGCGACGAATAGAAACAATCACTGTATCGTTTATCGGGAATGTTGATCTCGAGGGGGATACGGCCTTTCCAGTATTTGAGCGTCAGCTCGAGGGCTTTGTCGAAACCCAGGTCTTTGATGTCGTTAAATGATAGCTCCGCTCCTGTGCCTGACGGTACGACGAAATCGAGAGACTCGGTCCCTCCGGCTGCTATCTTTTTCCTGTAAGAGAGCGAATCCTTCAGGTCTTTCCCTAGAGGGCCTTCCGCCCTTTCGTCGAGGAAGAGCCGCGGCGCGCCGTTTATCTTCACAGTATGGTCCGTGTCGTATTCGATAGCGCTTATATCCGACACCTTCCATTTGGGGTAGAGAGGGTTCGGGCGAATTACAGCCAGGATCACCACTTCTTTGTCCTGCGCGCTTGTGTTCCTGACGGATTCCCTCGCGAAGGTCAGCACCTTCCCGAGTTTTTCATCGAGCCAGGAGAAGATCTTCGTCTCGCCTTCGAGGCCGTCGCCTTTCCACGATACGACCGTTACCGGGTATCCGCCTTCGACCAATTTCCAGTCGGTATTAAGCGTTTCGGGCGTATAGAGCCGGCCGTTGTCGTTTACCCAGAAGCTGACCCTGAACGGGTAAGGATAGACGGCAAAAGAGCCGTCCTTTCCTATGAAAGTCTTGAATTTGGAACCCTCCCATCCGGAGAGTCCGCGCGCCTTATCCAGGCCCTTATGTTTGGCGATACCGTCCCAGTCCTTGAATTCGATGTTTTTCATTACGCTTCCCTTCCCTTTGTTGTTTTCACAGGTGATTTTTATTTGGTGTTTCCCGAATATGTTAACATATATCCTGTCCTGACCGCCAGTGCAAACCTCTTTGCTATAGATGGTATCCCAATCTTTATCCTTACCCTCGGTCTCTATCCGGTATGACCCAGGATGGTCTTCCCCCCACGTTATGAATAACGCGCCGATATTCCTGTCCTTTTTAAGTTCTATCGATATCGTAGTCCTGCCGTTATTGCTTAAGGTCTTGATGGGTATCTCGTCATCGAGCCCTTTAAGCCTGATCTCCCAGATCGAATATCCCCATGCCGTGCCCCGCTCCTTAAAGTCCAATTTTATAAATCGCGCCTTCTTCCTCCCGAAATATACGTCGTCGACTATCCCTTCGCCTTCCGTAGTCGAATAGGCTTCTTCCCAATTCTTCCCGTCCTCTGATATGAGGACGTCGTAGGATCTCGCGTACGCGGTCTCCCAGTTTATGATCAGGCCGACGAGGTCCTCGGTCCTGCCAAGGTCTATCTGAAGCCATTGCCTATCGGAGAAGAGGCTTGACCAACGCGACTGCAGGCTATTATCGAACGCGTTAGAAGCCTTAGTTGAATCGCTCTCCGAGGATGAAGCGGTCACCGTAGATGCGCTTGAAAGATGGGCGATCGCCAAAAACATGCAAAGGATTATTGCGGTCTTTATCTTTTTCATCGGACGATCTCCAGGGAGAAATCTATCGATTTTACGGAATGGGTCAGCGCTCCTATTGATATCATTTCTACGCCCGTAGAAGCCATCTTTTTTACGTTATTGAGGTTAACGCCCCCCGACACTTCCAGACGCAGCCCGTGACGGTATTTGTCGCGCAAAGCTACGGCGGACCTGATCTCTTTCAAATCCATATTATCCAGCATTATTATGTCGGGGTTGATCTTAAGGGCTTCGTTAAATTGATTAAGGTCCTGGACTTCTATCTCGGCCTTTATTTTTTTCCTCTGGCAGGACTTGACGGCTCGCGCTACGGCATCCCAATTGTAACCGGTAGCGGCGAGATGGTTATCTTTGATCAATACCTGGTCGTGGAGGCCTATACGATGGTTGGTGCCGCCGCCGGCCTTGACCGCGTATTTCTCGAGGATGCGCAGTCCCGGCGTGGTCTTGCGGGTGTCCATTATCTTTGTTCTATAAGGTCTTATCGCCTCAACGAATTCGGCCGTCAGAGTGGATATTCCCGACAGGCGGCTTAGGAAGTTCAAGGCCGTTCTTTCGGCGCTGAGTATCGCTTTCGCGTCCCCCTCTATATATGCGATCTGCTGTTCCGGCCGTATCGGTTCGCCGTCCATCGCGAGCGGCATGAATTTTATCCCGGAGTTGCGCATGACGAATACCGCCATAGCTATCGTGACGCCGCAGAGCACGCCTTCTTCGCCGGATATTATTACCGCCTGCGCCGTCTTCGGCTTTTGGAAGAGTACCGCGGACGTTATGTCCCTGTCTGCGGCGTCCTCATCGAGTGCGCGGCGTATCATCTCCAGGACGTCTTTGTCGGCTAGCTCTCTAATCGTTTTAAGTTCTCCCTTAATTTTCCCAAAGATACCTTCGCCTCGGAAAGCTTCTCCTTCTCCTTGTCGACGATATCTTTCGGCGCCCTCTCCGCGAAGTTCTTATTGTTCAGCTTCGATTCGACGGATTTGACGTACTTCTCAAGTTCGCCGGCCTTCGACATCATCTTCTTCTTTTCCGCCTCTATGTCAACAAGCCCCTCGAGAGGCACGCATATCTCGCAATCGCCGAATACCGCCACCGAAGAAGCCTTCGGCCGTTTTAATTTATCCGTGACCTCGAGCGACTCGAGCCTCGCGAGGTTCTTTATATAATCGAGCGACTTATCGATAGCGGCGCGGCTTTTCGCGCTTCCGGCCGCGACTATCGCTTTGCAGGTCTTCTGCGGCGGGATGTTCACCTCTGCGCGGATATTCCTGATAACGGTTATTATGCCTATCGCGAGGTCCATCTCTTCTTCGGCTTTTTTATCTATAAGGTCCTTCTGTAGGTGCGGCCACGGTTGGACCATTATCGAGTCCCTCTTGTGCGGCAGGATGCTCCATACCTCTTCCGTAAGGAACGGCATTATGGGATGCAGCAGCCTCAGGCTCTTCTCCAGCACCTTATATAAGATCACCTGCGTATTTTTTTCCTTTATGCGGCTCTTGGCTATCTCAAGGTACCAGTCGCAATATTTATGCCAGATGAAGTCGTAGAGCAGGTTCGCCGCCTCACTGAACCTGTACGATCCGAGTGCCTTATCCAGGTCTTCCAGCGTCGAATAAAGGTTGCTGAGTATCCACCTGTCGGCGAGAGTCAGGCCCGCGTTCTTGTATAAGCCGCACAGGTCCGTGTCGACGTCTTCCGAGAGGTTGGTCATGACGAACCTCGACGCGTTCCAGATCTTGTTCGCGAAATTCCTGCCGACCTGGAATTTCTCCTTCG encodes:
- a CDS encoding discoidin domain-containing protein; the protein is MKKIKTAIILCMFLAIAHLSSASTVTASSSESDSTKASNAFDNSLQSRWSSLFSDRQWLQIDLGRTEDLVGLIINWETAYARSYDVLISEDGKNWEEAYSTTEGEGIVDDVYFGRKKARFIKLDFKERGTAWGYSIWEIRLKGLDDEIPIKTLSNNGRTTISIELKKDRNIGALFITWGEDHPGSYRIETEGKDKDWDTIYSKEVCTGGQDRIYVNIFGKHQIKITCENNKGKGSVMKNIEFKDWDGIAKHKGLDKARGLSGWEGSKFKTFIGKDGSFAVYPYPFRVSFWVNDNGRLYTPETLNTDWKLVEGGYPVTVVSWKGDGLEGETKIFSWLDEKLGKVLTFARESVRNTSAQDKEVVILAVIRPNPLYPKWKVSDISAIEYDTDHTVKINGAPRLFLDERAEGPLGKDLKDSLSYRKKIAAGGTESLDFVVPSGTGAELSFNDIKDLGFDKALELTLKYWKGRIPLEINIPDKRYSDCFYSSLYYILIMDEEHKLFPGPYEYTSLFLHDAVDMDNALDKAGLAEEALASTEYFNYKEGGGYVDELGGSIFGLYEHYRLTKDVKYLEAVYPRMKSACELIRKLRAPQMSLPKEDPAYGLLPKGVSQDNFKIPAYLYVDDWWAMIGLKAASESAQILGKADDAKWIKAEYESLHSATIASIEKSMKKNGLSFMPGFADYWPKEMRLMDMEHRILGDTQMAWAHRPALFPGENMGIPVPMELFKESYRQYWKNAGKFSGYDGGWFVEYEQLFWGYNFKLAHPLIYLGMEDVALKSIEWGIEHQSCPGGWMEAMPTKVNSKGLREITEGIVGDVPHGWSAAHYILLLRDMLLREDGNKLLLLSCIPGAWLDDGKVIEIKNAPTYFGKVSFKVVSSRAKGSVKLTIDCATPPTGGYILTLGKNKVAIPADTKELEVKF
- the nadC gene encoding carboxylating nicotinate-nucleotide diphosphorylase, whose amino-acid sequence is MIRRALDEDAADRDITSAVLFQKPKTAQAVIISGEEGVLCGVTIAMAVFVMRNSGIKFMPLAMDGEPIRPEQQIAYIEGDAKAILSAERTALNFLSRLSGISTLTAEFVEAIRPYRTKIMDTRKTTPGLRILEKYAVKAGGGTNHRIGLHDQVLIKDNHLAATGYNWDAVARAVKSCQRKKIKAEIEVQDLNQFNEALKINPDIIMLDNMDLKEIRSAVALRDKYRHGLRLEVSGGVNLNNVKKMASTGVEMISIGALTHSVKSIDFSLEIVR